One Microtus pennsylvanicus isolate mMicPen1 chromosome 3, mMicPen1.hap1, whole genome shotgun sequence DNA window includes the following coding sequences:
- the Tcta gene encoding T-cell leukemia translocation-altered gene protein, translated as MAEPWSGQFLQALPATVLGALGTLGSEFLREWETQDMRVTLFKLLLLWLVLSLLGIQLAWGFYGNTVTGLYHRPGLSGQNGSTPDGSTHFPSWEMAANEPLKTHRE; from the exons ATGGCGGAACCTTGGTCTGGGCAGTTTTTGCAAGCTCTGCCCGCTACGGTGCTCGGAGCGCTGGGCACCTTGGGCAGCGAGTTCCTGCGGGAGTGGGAGACACAGGACATGCGAGTGACTCTCTTCAAGCTGCTCTTGCTGTGGTTGGTGTTAAGTCTCCTGGGGATCCAGCTGGCGTGGGGGTTCTACGGGAACACAGTGACCGGGTTGTATCACCGTCCAG gtctgagtggccagaaTGGATCCACACCTGATGGCTCCACACATTTCCCTTCATG GGAAATGGCAGCAAATGAACCTCTCAAAACCCACAGAGAATAA
- the Amt gene encoding aminomethyltransferase, mitochondrial codes for MQRTASVVALGFCLQAQPLVQSRPLSCVQHVLRRTPLYDFHLAHGGKMVAFAGWSLPVQYRDSHVVSHLHTRQHCSLFDVSHMLQTKIFGRDRVKLMESIVVGDIAELKPNQGILSLFTNEAGGILDDLIVTNTSEGHLYVVSNAGCWDKDLALMQEKVKEFQNRGSDVGLEVIDNALLALQGPAAAQVLQAGVTDDLRKLPFMTSAVMEVCGVAGCRVTRCGYTGEDGVEISVPAGEAVHLATALLKNPEVKLAGLAARDSLRLEAGLCLYGNDIDEHTTPVEGSLGWTLGKRRRTAMDFPGAKIIVPQLKGEVQKRRVGLICEGAPMRAHSPILSTEGTVIGTVTSGCPSPSLKKNVAMGYVPFKYSRPGTQLLVEVRRKQQMTVVSKMPFVPTNYYTLK; via the exons ATGCAGCGGACAGCGAGTGTGGTGGCTTTGGGCTTTTGCCTGCAGGCACAACCCTTGGTCCAGAGCCGCCCACTCAGTTGTGTACAG CATGTGCTCCGCAGGACTCCACTGTATGACTTCCACCTGGCCCACGGAGGAAAAATGGTGGCGTTTGCAGGGTGGAGTCTACCTGTTCAATACCGGGACAGTCACGTTGTTTCACACCTGCATACACGCCAGCACTGTTCTCTCTTCGATGTGTCCCACATGCTGCAG ACCAAGATATTTGGTCGTGACCGAGTGAAGCTGATGGAGAGTATAGTGGTTGGAGACATTGCGGAACTAAAGCCTAACCAG GGCATACTGTCACTGTTTACCAATGAAGCTGGAGGCATCCTAGATGACTTGATCGTGACCAATACTTCGGAGGGGCACCTGTATGTAGTGTCCAATGCTGGCTGCTGGGACAAGGACTTAGCTCTCATGCAG GAGAAGGTcaaggagttccagaacaggggCAGTGATGTAGGCCTGGAAGTGATAGATAATGCCCTGTTAGCTCTGCAAG GACCTGCTGCAGCACAAGTGCTACAGGCTGGTGTGACAGATGATTTGAGGAAACTGCCCTTCATGACCAGTGCTGTGATGGAGGTGTGTGGTGTGGCTGGCTGTCGCGTGACCCGCTGTGGCTACACAGGAGAAGATGGTGTGGAG ATCTCAGTGCCAGCAGGAGAGGCGGTCCACTTGGCAACTGCTCTGCTGAAAAACCCAGAGGTGAAGCTGGCAGGACTAGCAGCCAGAGATAGCCTGCGCCTGGAGGCAGGCCTCTGTCTGTATGGGAATGACATTGATGAACATACCACACCTGTGGAGGGCAGCCTCGGCTGGACACTGG GGAAGCGGCGCCGAACTGCTATGGACTTCCCAGGAGCCAAAATCATTGTGCCCCAGCTGAAGGGTGAGGTGCAGAAGAGACGTGTGGGGTTGATATGTGAAGGGGCTCCAATGAGAGCTCACAGCCCTATCCTGAGCACAGAAGGCACTGTGATTG GCACAGTGACCAGTGGCTGCCCTTCACCCAGCCTGAAGAAGAATGTAGCAATGGGATATGTGCCATTCAAATACAGTCGGCCAGGGACACAGCTGCTGGTGGAGGTTCGGCGGAAGCAACAAATGACAGTGGTTAGCAAAATGCCCTTTGTGCCCACGAACTACTACACTCTCAAGTGA
- the Nicn1 gene encoding nicolin-1 isoform X1 — protein sequence MSRVLVPCHVKSTVALQVGDMRTSQGRPGVLVVDVTFPNVAPFELQEITFKNYYTAFLSIRVRQHTPLHTPSKWVTCLRDYCLMPDPHSEEGAQEYVSLFKHQMLCDMTRVLELRLILRQPSPLWLSFTVEELQIYQQGPKSPSLTFPKWLSHPVSNEQPVPRLEGLPDPSRVSSEVQQMWALTEMIRASHSSTRIGRFDVDGCYDLNLLSYT from the exons ATGTCTCGTGTGTTGGTGCCCTGTCATGTGAAAAGCACCGTAGCCCTGCAAGTGGGAGACATGAGAACCTCCCAAGGTCGGCCTGGCGTGCTGGTCGTCGATGTCACCTTTCCCAACGTCGCGCCTTTCGAG TTGCAGGAGATCACGTTTAAGAATTACTACACAGCTTTCTTGAGCATCCGTGTTCGTCAGCataccccactgcacacaccatCCAAGTGGGTAACTTGTCTGCGGGACTACTGTTTGATGCCTGACCCACACAGTGAGGAAGGAGCCCAGGAGTATGTATCACTGTTCAAACACCAG ATGCTGTGTGACATGACCAGAGTACTGGAGCTGCGTCTGATTCTGCGGCAGCCGTCACCACTATGGCTGTCTTTCACAGTGGAGGAATTGCAAATCTACCAGCAGGGACCAAAG AGCCCCTCCTTGACTTTCCCCAAGTGGCTTTCCCACCCGGTGTCCAATGAGCAGCCTGTTCCCCGCCTTGAG GGTCTCCCAGATCCCAGCAGAGTATCCTCCGAGGTGCAGCAGATGTGGGCACTGACAGAGATGATTCGGGCTAGTCACAGTTCCACAAGGATTGGCCGCTTTGAT GTGGATGGCTGCTATGATCTGAATTTGCTCTCCTACACATGA
- the Nicn1 gene encoding nicolin-1 isoform X2 yields MSRVLVPCHVKSTVALQVGDMRTSQGRPGVLVVDVTFPNVAPFEMLCDMTRVLELRLILRQPSPLWLSFTVEELQIYQQGPKSPSLTFPKWLSHPVSNEQPVPRLEGLPDPSRVSSEVQQMWALTEMIRASHSSTRIGRFDVDGCYDLNLLSYT; encoded by the exons ATGTCTCGTGTGTTGGTGCCCTGTCATGTGAAAAGCACCGTAGCCCTGCAAGTGGGAGACATGAGAACCTCCCAAGGTCGGCCTGGCGTGCTGGTCGTCGATGTCACCTTTCCCAACGTCGCGCCTTTCGAG ATGCTGTGTGACATGACCAGAGTACTGGAGCTGCGTCTGATTCTGCGGCAGCCGTCACCACTATGGCTGTCTTTCACAGTGGAGGAATTGCAAATCTACCAGCAGGGACCAAAG AGCCCCTCCTTGACTTTCCCCAAGTGGCTTTCCCACCCGGTGTCCAATGAGCAGCCTGTTCCCCGCCTTGAG GGTCTCCCAGATCCCAGCAGAGTATCCTCCGAGGTGCAGCAGATGTGGGCACTGACAGAGATGATTCGGGCTAGTCACAGTTCCACAAGGATTGGCCGCTTTGAT GTGGATGGCTGCTATGATCTGAATTTGCTCTCCTACACATGA